One window of the Ureibacillus sp. FSL W7-1570 genome contains the following:
- the cmr5 gene encoding type III-B CRISPR module-associated protein Cmr5, with amino-acid sequence MSNRPISTIEGGRASFAFSEVKKFVETHREHAKDYRSYVKKMPAMIQVNGLGQTLAFYYSKKNKKAYYEIYQTITSWLKKEFPQFFTKEQTLVEVVINLDSSDYRMFTIEVMALLNWMRKFVDGMVEVKEGES; translated from the coding sequence ATGAGTAACCGCCCAATATCGACAATTGAAGGTGGACGAGCTTCTTTTGCATTTTCCGAAGTTAAAAAATTTGTAGAAACACATCGAGAACATGCAAAAGACTATCGTTCATACGTTAAAAAAATGCCAGCGATGATACAAGTGAATGGATTAGGCCAAACACTTGCTTTTTATTATTCAAAAAAGAACAAAAAAGCTTATTACGAAATTTATCAAACAATAACAAGTTGGTTGAAAAAAGAATTTCCTCAATTTTTTACAAAAGAACAAACATTAGTAGAAGTTGTGATTAATCTCGATAGCAGCGATTACCGAATGTTCACAATAGAAGTGATGGCATTGTTAAACTGGATGCGAAAGTTTGTCGATGGTATGGTTGAAGTTAAAGAAGGTGAATCATAA
- the cmr4 gene encoding type III-B CRISPR module RAMP protein Cmr4, translating to MYSIAKPFLLHAITSVHAGSGSEIGIVDLPIQREKHTNYPKIESSSLKGALRSHFEMDPEVDESKLELVFGSKPDKNKENTDNENNTQASAIAFSDARLLLFPIRSLKGVFVWITCPQVINRFNDDLTAFTQDLSIEKLEVPKENTVSSDLMMVGGNKIVLEEYTFSVTIDEKTQKLAKQLEKLIGDALTVDLASRIVVLSDNDFANFVTFSTEVNARVKIGETGTVDSGALWYEENVPPETMFYSYLFIGNVRGNGTKDLSTSEQVQQFMKNHMPSVFQLGGNYTIGKGIMRTIWLDRGDNDE from the coding sequence ATGTATTCAATTGCAAAACCTTTTTTACTGCATGCAATTACATCTGTTCATGCTGGAAGCGGAAGTGAAATTGGAATCGTTGATTTGCCAATTCAAAGAGAAAAACATACGAATTACCCTAAAATTGAATCATCTTCATTAAAAGGTGCGTTGCGTTCACATTTTGAAATGGATCCTGAAGTTGACGAAAGCAAGTTAGAACTGGTTTTCGGGTCTAAACCGGATAAAAACAAAGAGAATACTGATAACGAAAACAATACTCAAGCGAGCGCAATTGCTTTTAGCGATGCGCGTTTATTGCTGTTTCCTATCCGTTCATTGAAAGGAGTTTTTGTCTGGATAACATGTCCACAGGTAATAAATCGTTTTAATGATGATTTAACAGCTTTTACACAGGATTTATCGATAGAAAAATTAGAAGTTCCAAAAGAAAACACGGTTTCTTCAGACCTGATGATGGTTGGAGGTAATAAAATTGTATTGGAAGAGTATACATTTTCAGTAACGATTGATGAAAAAACACAAAAATTAGCTAAACAACTTGAAAAACTGATTGGAGATGCTTTAACAGTTGATTTAGCTTCACGTATAGTGGTATTAAGCGATAACGACTTTGCTAATTTTGTAACTTTTTCCACAGAGGTAAATGCAAGAGTAAAAATTGGTGAAACAGGCACGGTTGATAGCGGAGCGTTATGGTATGAAGAAAATGTCCCGCCAGAAACGATGTTTTATAGTTACTTATTTATTGGCAATGTTAGAGGAAACGGTACAAAAGATTTATCCACGTCTGAACAAGTTCAGCAATTTATGAAAAATCATATGCCTTCTGTGTTTCAGTTAGGTGGAAATTATACAATTGGTAAAGGAATTATGAGAACCATTTGGCTGGATAGGGGAGATAATGATGAGTAA
- a CDS encoding type III-B CRISPR module-associated Cmr3 family protein — protein MKTITLKPVDSFFFRGHAYADAGSDTTMTGFFPPRPNTIYNALRSAYIYTNSSFESFTKEENEELKRWMGSPDTHGDFRIKGLFISKKNQLVLPLPLDYQVVEDDESLTGYPLRIKQNDFFQSSNSTDWALYATVKNKKSKNAQGKFAYFDQWKQSVLNQTPIHRLLITHDFVDEYAKVGIHVDYVNKKAKNEYLYRMNMLSMKPDCSLEVLIDRTPDFTNVRFARLGGESRPWIVKQNSYEHPFFWNSKELQEIENQLRENCIARIILLTPSIWKQGSRPGSFDEVTGKLVLPNDITVEPIAWAVGRPEVFGGWDIVRNRPKQRQWMVPAGTVVYVRIDEEKISKLMNLANGFHFSDDLIQEGFGFSIISGVVKGG, from the coding sequence ATGAAGACGATAACGCTTAAACCGGTCGATTCCTTTTTTTTCAGAGGCCATGCTTACGCTGATGCTGGCAGCGATACAACGATGACTGGCTTTTTTCCTCCTAGACCAAACACGATTTATAACGCACTAAGAAGTGCTTATATTTATACAAATTCATCATTTGAAAGCTTTACTAAAGAAGAAAACGAAGAACTAAAGCGCTGGATGGGAAGTCCTGATACTCACGGAGATTTTCGTATTAAGGGATTATTTATAAGTAAGAAAAATCAACTTGTATTACCGTTACCTCTCGATTATCAAGTTGTAGAAGATGATGAAAGTTTGACAGGATATCCGCTTCGTATAAAACAAAATGATTTTTTTCAGTCGTCAAATTCAACAGATTGGGCATTGTATGCAACAGTAAAAAATAAAAAATCAAAAAATGCTCAGGGTAAATTTGCTTATTTTGATCAGTGGAAACAATCGGTGTTAAATCAAACACCTATTCATCGATTGTTAATTACACATGATTTTGTTGATGAATATGCAAAGGTCGGTATACATGTAGACTATGTAAACAAAAAAGCAAAGAATGAATATCTGTATCGAATGAACATGCTATCGATGAAACCGGATTGCAGTCTTGAAGTATTAATTGATCGCACTCCTGATTTTACAAATGTACGATTTGCGAGGCTTGGCGGCGAGAGCCGACCTTGGATTGTGAAACAGAATTCATATGAGCATCCATTTTTTTGGAACAGTAAAGAACTTCAGGAAATTGAAAATCAATTGCGAGAAAACTGTATAGCTCGAATTATTCTATTAACGCCTTCGATTTGGAAACAAGGAAGCAGACCAGGAAGTTTTGATGAAGTGACTGGCAAATTAGTACTTCCTAATGATATTACAGTGGAACCGATTGCTTGGGCAGTTGGCCGTCCTGAAGTATTTGGTGGATGGGATATTGTTCGCAATCGTCCAAAACAAAGGCAGTGGATGGTACCAGCTGGGACGGTGGTATATGTACGCATTGATGAAGAAAAAATTTCAAAATTAATGAATTTAGCGAACGGGTTTCACTTTTCGGATGATTTAATACAAGAAGGATTCGGATTTTCAATTATTTCTGGAGTCGTTAAAGGGGGATAA
- the cas10 gene encoding type III-B CRISPR-associated protein Cas10/Cmr2, with product MSEKQMVVFSIGPVQSFIASARKTEDLWSGSFILSFLIERAMETLCSQGLKVEFIYPKASEDDLNPMKKTGYNANVASWPNRFTAFVNGSLDETTNVLKKVDSVVRREFNKICHYAINEVFPKHIQTDQLLKQANHQIEQLLEVYWVVQPYNGHYREEKSTLEARLSAVKNDKIYHQLIESGFTCTVCAQRDALCMEPFDQYETIYELKNKVKNTWKHRNEKFKGTDEGKDDGRIRDNEYLCSICLGKRVARDYFKEVYRNASSFKFYPSVIEIAGKYTYFAILSMDGDNMGSWFNSNTAEEAGKVSDALATFSRRVVPEVVRKEEGYLVYAGGDDVLAFLPVDKALQVANELRQKFGMKGSGLQGATASVGLVIGHKKAPLQLLLQEAKKLENRAKSYVHQEQNQQKNALAIGIHTRSEKHETVVPWQIDGMQTSDLLNEIIELLTNDLSDTFIYRFSEVFLPLNDYDSKDKHLMVEFELRRLLRRSMKVKKEEKELTNILEKLMALYKSMESVKSFVMLLRMLTFFKRMEKQDKGGNNHEDDNA from the coding sequence ATGAGTGAAAAACAAATGGTAGTTTTTTCGATCGGGCCTGTTCAAAGTTTTATTGCTTCCGCTCGCAAAACTGAAGATTTATGGAGCGGCAGTTTTATTCTTTCTTTTTTAATTGAAAGAGCAATGGAAACTCTATGCAGTCAAGGTTTGAAGGTTGAGTTTATCTATCCCAAAGCATCGGAAGATGATTTAAATCCAATGAAAAAAACGGGGTACAACGCAAATGTTGCTTCTTGGCCTAACCGATTCACGGCATTTGTAAATGGTTCTTTGGATGAAACGACGAATGTATTAAAAAAAGTTGATTCAGTTGTTAGACGGGAGTTTAACAAAATTTGCCATTATGCAATCAATGAAGTATTTCCAAAACATATCCAAACTGATCAATTGTTGAAACAGGCCAATCATCAAATTGAGCAATTGCTAGAAGTATATTGGGTTGTTCAACCATATAACGGCCATTATCGTGAAGAAAAATCAACACTTGAAGCGCGATTAAGTGCGGTTAAAAATGACAAAATTTATCATCAACTCATAGAAAGTGGATTTACTTGCACAGTTTGTGCCCAGCGCGATGCTTTATGTATGGAGCCATTTGATCAATATGAAACAATTTATGAACTGAAAAATAAAGTAAAAAATACTTGGAAGCATAGAAATGAAAAGTTTAAAGGAACCGATGAAGGAAAAGATGACGGTAGAATCCGCGATAACGAGTATTTATGCAGCATTTGTTTAGGAAAACGGGTTGCACGGGATTATTTTAAAGAAGTATATCGAAATGCCTCCTCTTTCAAGTTTTATCCATCGGTCATTGAGATAGCTGGAAAATACACGTATTTTGCAATTCTTTCGATGGACGGAGACAATATGGGTTCGTGGTTTAATAGCAACACTGCTGAAGAAGCAGGTAAGGTTAGTGACGCATTAGCAACTTTTTCTAGACGCGTCGTACCCGAAGTAGTACGGAAAGAAGAAGGGTATTTGGTTTACGCAGGCGGCGATGACGTTCTAGCTTTTTTGCCTGTAGATAAAGCGTTACAGGTTGCGAATGAACTAAGACAAAAATTCGGTATGAAAGGAAGCGGATTACAAGGAGCAACAGCTTCGGTAGGATTGGTAATAGGTCATAAAAAAGCGCCGTTGCAGTTGTTGTTGCAAGAAGCAAAAAAATTAGAAAATCGCGCAAAAAGTTACGTTCATCAAGAACAAAATCAACAAAAAAATGCTTTGGCAATCGGTATACATACTCGCTCGGAAAAACATGAAACTGTCGTTCCTTGGCAAATCGACGGAATGCAAACTTCGGATCTATTAAACGAAATCATTGAATTATTGACCAATGATTTATCCGATACTTTTATCTATCGATTTTCTGAAGTTTTTTTACCATTGAATGATTATGATAGTAAAGACAAACATTTAATGGTTGAATTTGAACTACGTCGGCTGCTTAGACGCTCAATGAAAGTAAAAAAAGAAGAAAAAGAATTAACTAATATACTGGAAAAGTTAATGGCACTATATAAAAGCATGGAATCTGTTAAATCGTTTGTTATGTTATTAAGAATGCTAACCTTTTTCAAAAGAATGGAAAAACAAGATAAAGGCGGTAATAACCATGAAGACGATAACGCTTAA
- the cmr1 gene encoding type III-B CRISPR module RAMP protein Cmr1, whose translation MNHSQLLELALNKTALQSKTYQLKTITPLGVHGASGSQFEAEFRIPSLRGVIRYWWRAVQHMDEPKELLQLETKKFGGTSVNAQKSPVAFVVEKPWIVRNYKKFVLPHKNSSPMTCLPEQKEIPVKMLVKRNEDVAFYENVFHLFSMLGSMGQRARRGFGSIQLSEYEDIDDFINELMRTLNYFGIDVMFNSSHSLKVRNYEKLSHPTIASIWFGRPYTSAWDVVIAYAKASSKNQTGMLGQVSDKKRNKKRFASPLWGSVKEIGGKYYPVITELQSQSITNMKKYENERNEFLEVLGVSI comes from the coding sequence ATGAATCATTCCCAGTTGCTAGAGCTGGCATTAAATAAAACTGCACTGCAATCAAAAACGTATCAATTGAAAACGATAACCCCTTTAGGAGTACATGGAGCCTCTGGAAGTCAGTTTGAAGCAGAATTTCGGATTCCTTCATTGCGTGGCGTAATTCGGTATTGGTGGCGTGCTGTTCAACACATGGATGAACCAAAAGAACTTTTACAACTTGAAACAAAAAAATTTGGCGGAACATCTGTTAATGCGCAAAAATCTCCAGTTGCTTTTGTTGTTGAAAAACCTTGGATTGTTAGAAACTATAAAAAATTTGTATTACCTCATAAGAATAGTTCTCCAATGACATGTTTGCCAGAACAAAAAGAAATTCCTGTAAAAATGTTGGTAAAACGTAATGAAGATGTAGCTTTTTATGAAAATGTATTTCATTTGTTTTCAATGTTAGGAAGTATGGGACAAAGAGCAAGACGCGGATTTGGCTCGATTCAACTTTCGGAATATGAAGATATTGATGATTTTATAAATGAACTAATGAGGACATTAAACTATTTTGGGATTGATGTAATGTTTAATTCAAGCCATTCATTGAAGGTTAGAAACTATGAAAAGTTATCTCATCCGACGATTGCATCTATATGGTTCGGGAGACCATATACATCGGCTTGGGATGTTGTTATAGCTTATGCTAAAGCATCCAGTAAAAATCAGACAGGTATGTTAGGACAAGTATCAGATAAAAAACGTAATAAAAAAAGATTTGCTTCTCCTCTCTGGGGTTCAGTAAAAGAAATAGGTGGAAAATATTATCCTGTTATAACAGAACTTCAATCGCAATCAATAACAAATATGAAAAAATACGAGAATGAACGCAATGAGTTTTTAGAAGTACTAGGAGTGAGCATATGA
- the csx2 gene encoding TIGR02221 family CRISPR-associated protein produces MTRNLLMSFLGTGKYIPCYYEYNDKRSKLTRYIQTAIYEHISSYVDNLEVIIFCTKEAEEANWSGLQETFNEIAPQAKVKNVPIPSEQDEDATWTLFEKIMDEIQYGDRIFFDVTHSFRTNPIVALIVLNYAKVVKGAKFGGLMYGWIEKLGRIPEIEKINVEERIAPIVDLTGMTNLLTWTNGADQFIRTGNASVLLEIVNQELKHKKDDKKSELINVKYLINQLNTVGLCFETARANSLQTEINKWKEKTEEIKHSENQHFRQLIPLIDTIEKKVENFSDDEIMNYYYMSKWCYDHGLIQQGLTILVESVITVLCKLVKVDEFNKDMRDVVSSSLNVYLDKKPEEEWQGDIEFMKKVVKKIKPYREMLKPFQKLREYRNNINHAEMNKERQFQAKSFQGALKESLDNLRPFFEEMSKSLNSRTEVT; encoded by the coding sequence ATGACCCGAAATCTACTGATGTCTTTTTTAGGTACGGGGAAATACATACCATGCTACTATGAGTATAACGATAAACGTTCTAAATTAACTCGTTATATACAAACGGCTATTTATGAGCACATTAGTTCTTATGTCGATAACCTTGAAGTTATTATTTTTTGTACAAAAGAAGCAGAAGAAGCTAATTGGTCTGGTTTACAAGAAACATTTAATGAAATAGCACCTCAAGCAAAAGTAAAAAATGTTCCGATTCCAAGTGAACAAGATGAAGATGCAACTTGGACATTGTTTGAGAAAATTATGGATGAAATTCAATATGGAGATAGAATTTTTTTTGACGTGACTCATAGCTTTCGTACTAATCCAATCGTCGCATTAATTGTTCTCAATTATGCAAAAGTTGTGAAAGGCGCAAAATTTGGTGGGCTAATGTATGGCTGGATTGAAAAATTAGGTAGAATTCCAGAAATAGAAAAAATAAATGTAGAAGAAAGAATTGCTCCCATTGTAGATTTGACAGGTATGACTAATTTACTAACTTGGACAAATGGTGCTGACCAATTTATTCGTACTGGAAATGCTTCTGTTTTATTAGAGATTGTAAATCAGGAACTCAAACATAAAAAAGATGATAAAAAAAGTGAATTGATTAATGTTAAGTACTTGATTAATCAGTTAAATACAGTTGGTTTATGTTTTGAAACAGCTAGAGCTAATAGCTTACAAACAGAAATAAATAAATGGAAGGAAAAAACTGAAGAAATAAAACACTCTGAAAACCAACATTTCCGTCAATTAATTCCACTAATTGATACAATTGAAAAGAAAGTTGAAAATTTTTCTGATGATGAAATCATGAATTATTATTACATGTCAAAATGGTGTTATGATCATGGATTAATTCAACAAGGGCTTACTATTTTAGTTGAATCGGTAATAACTGTATTGTGTAAATTAGTAAAAGTAGATGAGTTTAATAAAGATATGAGAGATGTGGTCTCCTCTTCATTGAATGTATATTTAGACAAAAAGCCTGAAGAAGAGTGGCAAGGCGACATTGAATTCATGAAAAAAGTTGTTAAAAAAATAAAACCTTATAGAGAAATGCTAAAACCTTTTCAAAAATTAAGAGAGTATAGAAACAACATTAACCACGCTGAAATGAACAAAGAAAGACAATTTCAAGCAAAAAGTTTTCAAGGAGCATTAAAAGAATCATTAGATAATTTGCGGCCGTTTTTCGAAGAAATGTCAAAATCATTAAATAGCCGAACTGAGGTGACATAA
- a CDS encoding CRISPR-associated protein, which produces MYHTVVITCGTSFNNSSNFFCFNNFDKFKEKSLNLFDTEISEETENVINKWLHLCIRKHKQNKLEPNQVSAEYSTMYSLKKFGKLHKKPTVVLIVTNSIGGYMAERLLSYLFRQDFNANIMVTYVTFDVSNASILNRQIGEYMSKLTHALRQGEPNTTCFVPLGGYKFMTSYGYIVGSILKYPTVYVNEHAQQLIQIPWVPIDVEKFIEGNATLLRKCLNDFIEFEKLHHQEKEIVSSHPYVFEIEEGLVGLTPFGQFLLEQSDRSHIFNTQYYLSDQVRNLIKNQQDQSIFVAQQMQELVKKIKLHEHPDLELMHEKDFDKLDRSKMKYHLYKGASNGRHVFRLAYRYDSSNQRLYANYLWLNHDRYEREAAKGIGIYDDEADFRDVTEEIVGKYL; this is translated from the coding sequence ATGTATCATACTGTAGTTATTACGTGCGGAACGTCTTTTAATAATTCAAGTAATTTTTTTTGTTTTAATAATTTTGATAAATTTAAGGAAAAATCACTTAATTTATTTGATACAGAGATATCAGAAGAAACTGAAAATGTTATCAATAAGTGGCTTCATTTATGTATAAGGAAACATAAGCAAAACAAACTAGAGCCAAATCAGGTTAGCGCAGAATATTCAACAATGTATTCTTTAAAAAAATTTGGGAAGCTACATAAAAAACCAACCGTTGTTCTTATTGTGACGAACAGTATTGGCGGTTATATGGCTGAACGATTATTAAGCTATTTATTTAGACAAGATTTTAATGCGAATATAATGGTTACTTATGTCACATTTGATGTTTCGAATGCCAGTATCTTGAATCGACAAATTGGAGAATATATGTCTAAATTAACGCATGCATTACGTCAAGGGGAACCCAATACTACTTGCTTTGTTCCATTGGGTGGATATAAGTTTATGACTTCTTATGGTTATATTGTCGGCTCTATTTTGAAATATCCGACGGTTTACGTAAATGAACATGCGCAACAACTGATTCAAATTCCGTGGGTTCCTATCGATGTGGAAAAGTTTATCGAGGGGAATGCAACACTTCTTCGCAAATGTTTAAATGATTTTATTGAATTTGAAAAGCTGCATCATCAAGAAAAAGAAATCGTCTCATCTCATCCCTATGTTTTTGAGATTGAAGAAGGTCTTGTTGGCTTAACTCCATTTGGTCAATTTTTACTAGAACAAAGCGACCGGAGCCACATTTTCAATACACAGTATTATTTGTCTGATCAAGTTCGAAATTTGATAAAAAATCAGCAGGATCAATCTATTTTTGTTGCTCAACAAATGCAGGAATTAGTGAAAAAAATTAAACTGCACGAACATCCTGATTTAGAATTGATGCATGAAAAAGATTTTGATAAGCTCGACCGTTCAAAAATGAAATATCATTTATACAAAGGTGCTAGTAATGGAAGGCATGTATTTCGGTTGGCTTATCGGTATGATTCATCAAATCAACGGTTATATGCCAATTACTTATGGTTAAATCACGATCGTTACGAAAGAGAGGCTGCAAAAGGAATAGGGATTTATGACGATGAAGCCGATTTTCGCGATGTAACGGAAGAAATTGTGGGGAAATATTTATAG